One region of Miscanthus floridulus cultivar M001 chromosome 19, ASM1932011v1, whole genome shotgun sequence genomic DNA includes:
- the LOC136525518 gene encoding probable L-type lectin-domain containing receptor kinase S.7, which yields MVLRRDIKASNVMLDSSFRGRHGDFGLARIVGFNKDSYTDLGVAGTGGFIAPEYSVCHKATRKTDVYAFGVLVLEIVTGRRALGGGQQRHGTTTFLLLADWVWKLHQEGRVVVDGEFDPDDAVRLLLLGLACCNPNPSKRPWWCRSSPSR from the coding sequence ATGGTGCTCCGCCGCGACATCAAGGCCAGCAACGTCATGCTCGACTCCAGCTTCCGCGGCCGCCATGGCGATTTTGGCCTCGCACGCATCGTGGGCTTCAACAAGGACTCGTACACGGATCTGGGCGTCGCCGGCACCGGGGGCTTCATCGCGCCAGAGTACTCAGTTTGCCACAAGGCCACGCGCAAGACCGATGTGTACGCTTTCGGAGTGCTGGTCCTTGAGATCGTCACCGGCCGGCGTGCGCTCGGCGGCGGCCAGCAGCGCCATGGAACGACGACGTTCCTGCTCCTCGCCGACTGGGTTTGGAAGCTTCACCAGGAGGGCAGGGTGGTGGTGGATGGCGAGTTCGATCCGGACGACGCCGTTCGGCTGCTGCTCCTTGGGTTGGCGTGCTGCAATCCGAACCCGTCGAAGCGGCCGTGGTGGTGCAGGTCGTCGCCAAGTCGGTGA
- the LOC136529871 gene encoding F-box/LRR-repeat protein At3g26922-like produces the protein MGNTLTLMLGRTTMEHCHAKQICQDRATDDRFQRCRPLILRAISEHIRSKLNLKDGPADCKFQLWSILLCSAISEHAHRKSTYEKGAANNQLYAVLITVLVSYCVHHEQINKKDIASDPFENLPEDIRCTILSKLSLKEVVRTSALSRKWKRSWTVCPKPRFDGTTIRSKSMRGKQQYIQKFISNTNAVLAQCHGTVVEELAVKIDFDSMLVEHLNNWISFAVSSWTKSLAFDLTPEKFRGRVDRYRFPFELLDIGCIYRLQQFQLSFGYIQPPMKFSGFMNLKKLDLHLVHVSGQDLEIFLSKCRNLEWLSIIRCHLSDELKVNGPLPHLLYLNVAGCEITSIAIHAAKLTHFVYDGCPVSIDLNKSSKLKTADVSIYIVALEQVFTELANVLINVENLTLDTSCKPPELPCLIDHRCKFSHLKFLKLVLFFSEDVGTLSLISFLRSAPFIEKLEMRVIG, from the exons ATGGGGAACACTCTGACTCTCATGCTTGGAAGAACTACAATGGAACACTGCCATGCAAAACAAATCTGCCAAGACAGAGCAACAGATGATCGATTTCAACGTTGTAGGCCTCTGATTCTGAGAGCTATATCAGAACACATCCGTTCTAAATTAAACCTTAAAGATGGGCCAGCAGACTGCAAATTTCAACTGTGGAGTATTCTCCTTTGCAGTGCAATTTCAGAACACGCCCATCGTAAATCAACCTATGAAAAGGGTGCAGCGAACAATCAATTGTATGCTGTTCTGATCACGGTTCTTGTATCTTATTGCGTCCATCATGAACAAATTAACAAAAAGGACATAGCAAGTGATCCATTTGAAAACCTTCCAGAG GACATCCGATGTACAATCTTATCAAAGTTATCTCTGAAAGAGGTTGTAAGAACTAGTGCTCTTTCAAGGAAATGGAAACGCTCATGGACAGTCTGTCCCAAGCCGAGATTTGATGGGACTACAATACGTAGCAAGAGTATGCGTGGGAAACAACAATATATCCAAAAGTTCATCAGTAATACTAATGCAGTCTTGGCACAATGCCATGGCACAGTGGTAGAAGAGCTTGCGGTAAAAATTGATTTTGACTCCATGCTGGTAGAACATCTAAATAACTGGATTAGTTTTGCTGTATCATCATGGACAAAGTCCCTAGCTTTTGATTTGACACCAGAAAAATTTCGCGGCCGTGTCGATCGGTACAGATTTCCATTTGAACTTTTAGACATTGGATGTATATACCGTTTGCAGCAATTTCAACTCAGCTTTGGATATATCCAGCCACCAATGAAATTCAGTGGTTTCATGAACCTTAAAAAGCTTGATCTGCACCTGGTGCATGTTAGTGGACAAGATCTTGAAATCTTCTTGTCAAAGTGTCGTAACCTGGAGTGGTTGAGTATTATTAGATGCCATCTCAGTGATGAACTAAAGGTTAATGGTCCACTTCCACACCTGCTATACTTGAACGTTGCAGGTTGCGAGATAACAAGCATAGCAATACATGCTGCGAAACTCACACATTTTGTGTACGATGGATGCCCAGTGTCTATTGACCTCAATAAATCTTCAAAACTGAAAACTGCAGACGTGTCTATCTATATAGTAGCTCTTGAGCAAGTTTTCACCGAACTTGCTAATGTGCTTATAAATGTGGAGAATCTGACCCTTGATACTTCCTGTAAACCACCAGAG CTACCCTGTCTAATAGATCACCGATGCAAGTTTTCTCACCTGAAGTTCTTAAAATTGGTGTTATTCTTTAGTGAAGATGTTGGCACCCTTTCTTTGATCTCCTTCCTAAGGTCTGCTCCTTTCATTGAAAAGCTCGAGATGCGT